In the Theobroma cacao cultivar B97-61/B2 chromosome 1, Criollo_cocoa_genome_V2, whole genome shotgun sequence genome, one interval contains:
- the LOC18611024 gene encoding oxygen-evolving enhancer protein 1, chloroplastic, whose translation MAASLQAAATLMQPTKVGVPSRTSVQLRSSQSVSKAFGLEPVGARLTCSLQSDLKDLAQKCVDATKIAGFALATSALVVSGANAEGVPKRLTYDEIQSKTYMEVKGTGTANQCPTIDGGVDSFAFKPGKYYAKKFCLEPTSFTVKAEGVSKNAPPEFQKTKLMTRLTYTLDEIEGPFEVSTDGTVKFEEKDGIDYAAVTVQLPGGERVPFLFTIKQLVASGKPESFGGDFLVPSYRGSSFLDPKGRGGSTGYDNAVALPAGGRGDEEDLAKENNKSVASSSGKITLSVTKTRPETGEVIGVFESLQPSDTDLGSKAPKDVKITGIWYAQLDS comes from the exons ATGGCAGCCTCACTACAAGCAGCAGCTACCCTCATGCAACCAACCAAGGTTGGTGTGCCATCTAGGACCAGCGTGCAGCTTAGGTCCTCCCAGAGCGTTTCTAAGGCCTTTGGTTTGGAGCCTGTTGGAGCTAGGCTGACTTGCTCTTTGCAATCTGACCTTAAGGACTTGGCTCAAAAGTGTGTTGATGCTACCAAGATCGCTGGTTTCGCTCTCGCTACATCTGCTCTTGTTGTCTCG GGAGCAAACGCTGAAGGAGTTCCAAAGAGGCTAACCTACGATGAAATCCAGAGCAAGACATACATGGAAGTAAAAGGAACAGGAACTGCTAACCAGTGCCCAACCATCGACGGTGGTGTtgactcatttgccttcaagCCTGGCAAATACTACGCCAAGAAGTTCTGCTTAGAGCCTACTTCCTTCACTGTCAAGGCTGAGGGTGTTAGCAAGAATGCCCCACCGGAGTTCCAAAAAACCAAGCTCATGACCCGTTTAACTTACACCCTTGATGAAATCGAGGGACCTTTCGAAGTATCTACTGATGGCACAGTCAAGTTTGAGGAGAAAGATGGAATTGACTACGCTGCTGTGACAGTTCAGCTTCCTGGGGGTGAGCGTGTGCCCTTCCTTTTCACCATCAAGCAATTGGTGGCATCAGGCAAACCTGAAAGCTTTGGAGGAGACTTTCTTGTACCATCCTACCGTGGCTCATCTTTCTTGGACCCAAAAGGAAGGGGTGGTTCAACCGGTTATGACAATGCAGTTGCCTTGCCCGCCGGAGGAAGGGGAGATGAGGAGGACCTAGCTAAGGAGAACAACAAGAGTGTTGCATCTTCATCAGGGAAAATCACCTTGAGTGTTACCAAGACCAGGCCTGAGACCGGAGAAGTAATTGGTGTGTTTGAGAGCCTTCAGCCATCTGATACTGACTTGGGTTCCAAGGCTCCCAAGGATGTGAAGATCACTGGTATCTGGTATGCTCAGCTCGACTCATAG